The Zingiber officinale cultivar Zhangliang chromosome 2A, Zo_v1.1, whole genome shotgun sequence genomic sequence ttttgatcaaattaatttttgttaaattgtcttaatttgattaaaatcatTACCTATAGAGTATTTTTTATAAGATATTttatatcaatttaattaaaattataataatttaattaaaattatttaaatattgttATACTAATTATGATcagtaattattataatatatatatagttgttataactatatttaaaatattatttacacGTCACCTCTGAAAAAGCAATAAAGCCCATTATATTAACatctttattttattaatatttattcatattaattttaatattaatatttattatttataaattaatttcactGTCCACTGCTAATTCAACAATATTGAATGACATGTTGAGTGTTATAACACTTAactatattaattataattaatatagtATTATAAAACTCATTCATTAATATCAACGTGGAATAGCGTCAGAATACaattttttaaaggaaaaaataGGGTATCTTTtcgataataaataaaaaaaatattctttttataattttaataaaagaatttttttttttttgttagtttTGCCCTATCACTGGTTTTACCGAGTTGAATAtattgttttgattttctttataAAAAGATTTGCTTTTTTCTCAATTATGAATCTCACAAATCTATGATAGAGCTATGCTACTTTTTGTTGTCCCAACGGATATAATTACCTGGTTAAAagatataaatttattataataagatagaaattaatttttgaccTCTGGGATAAACTTAATCCCCTTTGCTACAAATAACTTTTTTATCAAGTCAATAATGATATTAATGATTGGGAGTGAAATAATAGGAGTTgaaaatatttatgtattttaaaatctttaaaagacCCACctcgaaattttaaaaaataaataaaatgatcattagatattaaataattatttttaaaaatattgcattgtaattttttttattactttgtATTGCAATAATTTAAGCCTTAAGTAAAATATTAATAGATTGTAAAGTCACAAAGTTGGTTTTAATCAGGAGGTGGGATGATATGCAGTTATTTTCCATTAAAAAACAAGGAGTTAAactttttattttgaaataaaatatgttttataatttttataatgtaaatttatttgtaaaataattggtatagtaaaagaaaatataattgtGTGATAAGACaaattaatttgttaaattttttttttaaaaaaatgtttgtcATAACTTGAAATGCCTCTAAATTTACAAATTAACCTGCAGTATCATTTACATAATTCTTTtttcgtgtatatatatatatatatataacataacTTGAAATGCCTCTAAATTTACAAATTAACCTGCAGTATCATTTACATAATTCTTTtttcgtgtatatatatatatatatatatataaaccttCTTTAAacatctttttttttctaaagcaaaaatgttatttttttaaactttttaatttaaattaatttatacaaCAAAAATGATACAGAATAtatactataattaaattaaattaaatcaatttgtGGGAAAATCTTATTTCaaaagtatatttttcatctattTTCTAAATTTATGGACATATattcattaatatttttttttatcaaatttataaataaattagtaaaattaaatttactaaccaactaaaaaaaaattaagagtttTATAAATGATTCCAGTTCAAAccaatttaaagaaaaataaataaataaaaaaacgagCCAAGTTTGAATGATTATTTTCAATAAAGAtgtcaattttaaatttaattcgactcaattttattattttaccCAATAAAATCTTATTCATCCAGTAAATTTAGAAGTCTAGTTGTACTTCGAACAGAATGTGACATTCCTTACGAGTTTAGATCATCTATCCCAAAATATTTTTGTCCTCGTGTCTCTTTATCAATGAGACGAATCAGATTCATATTACGAGAATATCGCACATATCTTAAGAATATCATAAtcatagataaataaatacaggGACAAAGTTATTTCAGAAAAAAGATCTGAACTGATTTCTTATCGGTCCCGAATGAGATTCGATAATCATTGAATCTCGTGTAGAATAGCCTATCATCACGCAAATCTAGCAATTTGCCGAGGAATGTTGCCGTCAACCTCACCAAATTAAGACAATTTCTTTCTTGTTTATTTTCCGTTTagcaattaattaaaaactaaataatttttaactaaTTAATCGCAGGTCCGCGGCTGCGGCAACCTTTCTGGGCGACACGCGGCCAACATTAAGAATCTCCTAATTTGTACCGGCTGATTGACCCACCAAATAAAGGTTTGCTCCCGCTCGGGTCCCATCGCTGAGAGACGCCATCGCTGCCTCCCGCAGGCCGTCAATTTTTACCTCATTGAGTACGTCAACCTGACGCAAGTTTTCTTTATCGCTATCGTTCACTAATCCAGACATACCCGGTTTTTAATTGGATTTAATAAAGTGGCCCTTTCACCTGTGAGCAATAGTAGGTAGGGTACCGAGCGAAAATATGTAACCATAAATAAGTGCTAATGGAGGTGCTATGATTCGAGCGTGTGTTTTTTTATTGGAGAAATCTCATTTTACACCCCAAATTTACTCTTTTTAAATAGTgtgaaaaataatatatatatatatatatatatatatatatatgaagtaAATAAACCTCTTGCATATATATGAAGTAAATAAACCTCAAAGGTTTGCAAGAGGATTGTCTACTAAatacaattttattttatcatttaaaatttcaaaatttagcaCTGTTTAGTTGGAGTCTGAATACATGTAATTATCTGAATTCTAAGAGGCAAATGGCAAAGCTTGATAATTCTGGgaataaaaatgaaattttatctaTCTATAAATGGGGTAGGGTCGGCCGCTTTCTGCTTAGAAATTTTACTGGAAGTGAATCGGAATCGCAGTGGTGTGATCGCCGGAGAAATGGCAAGTGGATTGGGGCTGGAGGCGACCGAGCTGCGCCTGGGTTTGCCCGGCGTCGGAGGGGAAGGCGAGGGCGCGAAGAAGAGGGGATACGAGGAGACAATCGACCTAAAGCTTCAGCTCCAGACACCCGCCGATGTGAAAGAACCGGTGGAGGCCGCCGATAATATGGTCAAGAAGATGCCAAGCGTCAAGAACGTTGCTCAATGCGGCAGCGTTGTCGAACCGGAAAAACCACCTGCTTCCAAGTATGATTGAAATATCTCTATTAgcataaattttaaacttttcgtGCTTTACTTCAATTTCTTATCACAAATGAAGTTTTTTCCACATAAATTAGTGTATAGTTGCTTGTATAAATTATGCTCGAACCAACCACCTTCTTGCAATTATTCTCTCTGTGTAGTTATTTTTGCCTAATTTTTAgcatatgatttaaagttgttttCGTTGGAGTAGGAATTTGATCTCATTCTTTTTGAGATTATACCGCTGGCCTATTATGCagatctgcatctaaagaaaTTTATTGgtacttttttcttctttttgggTATCTTAAAAGGATTATAAATTTTATGGAACTCGACTGCACATCAAACCATCTTACTTCAATAACAACaaaatttatttccaaaattCTCAAACAAAAGTAGAATGAGATCATTCTTGCGTCAATTCACATGGAATCAAATAAAAAAGTTAGTAAACCTTTCCTCTAAGATGAAACTTAAAAGAAGAGAACCTGTAACACCATTAAAATGCAATTTTCTATTCTCAGTTTTTACTAGCACTTTTGGAGctattatgatatgttttatatcCAAAGTTTAGTTCGATCTGGATCCTTCATTGTGAGTTTATATGTCTACGAATCAGGGCACAGGTTGTGGGTTGGCCACCGGTTAGATCATTTAGGAAGAACATCCTTTCTTGCCACTCTGACAAGGGGGGCAGCAACATGAAGGAGGACGGTGAAAAGTCCTGCAACTCGATGGCCTCCTTCATGAAGGTGAGCTTGGATGGTGCGCCATACCTGCGTAAGGTGGATCTAAAGATGTACAAGAGCTATCAAGAGCTCTCCATGGCCTTGCAGAAGATGTTCGGCTCCTTCACCAACAATGGTATGCATGAATGTAATTGAGCACGCCTTACTTGTCTTAATTAATTTAAGCAATCGCCATCACTGAATTATGATTGGAGACATACCATGCGAGAGACAGTGCACATGAGATGGTTCAGAATCTGTTTAATTGGTGGCTATTTCTGTAGCCAGATCAGAGCAGTATCATGTAGGCCAACAATGTTTGGTACAGTGGAAGCCTATTTTGCATTATTGGACTTACAGTTCTGGCTACATTAGTGACTTAAGTTGACACTTATGATTATATACTGAAAAAGCTAGGTTGATGCAAATACTCTGTGATAAGTAATATATATCAGAGAATTGCCCATCTAGATAAATGTTCTTTATTCTACTGGGGAAGAAAGAACAATGATTGTCTCCAAGTTGAATATTTTTGTTTTACCATGGATAGAGTGGTGTGTTTTTGGTGTTAAAATTTTAGTTGATTTTCCAGAAACTGAAAAGCTTAAGTTTACTAGACATGTTTATGATCTAACACCAATCTCATGCCCAATGTATGTTCATATAAATAATTAAGCTTTCATGATCAGCTTGAAGATAGACTTGAGCAAGATTTAGAGAGTTAATGTGGTTTCTTTCCCACGTATCAGGAAACTGTGGCTCGCAGGGAATGAGTGGTAGGGACTTCATAAACGAGAACAAGGTGATGAATCTGCTGAATGGATCTGAGTATGTCCCAACCTATGAAGACAAGGATGGAGACTGGATGCTTGTCGGTGATGTTCCATGGGAGTAGGTTTCTTTCACCAACTTCCACATTGCATTTTGAGATATTTTATACTTCCCTAATAATGTTAACAAACTCGCATCATCATTAATTTACTCCAAAATAATTATAATACAGGATGTTTGTCGACTCATGCAAGCGTTTGCGAATCATGAAGGGATCGGAAGCCATTGGACTTGGTGAGCATCTTTATCAAAAATCTCTGTTTTGATTTATCAACCCTTAATTCAATGCATATATCTAGCAATTAATCTCAATGTATATCCTGGAACTTATTCTTCTCTCATATTGTAGCACCAAGAGCTCTGGAGAAGTGCAAGAACACAAGCTGAATGTTTTGCCCAAAGTAAAACGTCAAACCCAAACTTCTCTCCGGACTTGGATGTGGACATCTGCATGCTTATTGTGCTTCCATATATATCAATTACTGAGTTGCATAGAATAATTTTGTTCATTATCTTTTTGTGTGTGGACAGGAAGCAATGCTATTCAAGATTATGTTTCTTTGTCTGTTTTTAATTAATGATGTCGGTGTGTTTAATTAATGAAAAACTATtctagttattattattattatataatgaGTGTGTGTTTTTATTACTTGAGTCTAAAATAGGGAAAATATGATGAGATGTTGTTTCTTTTAATTAATATGGCACAGCCAACTGGAAGTGGGGTCAAAGTAATGTGCATAATGATGGGGTATCTGATTTAGGTACTATTTGATGAATAGGATAATAATCTGTAGACCCTTAATACATATTTGATAAATCAGGTAATTATGTTGGTGCTCACTATTGAAGCAATTATTAGTGTGGACTGTGGACTTTCATAGAAGTTTCATGCAGAGatagaacaaaatataaaataggGATTGAAAATAGCTTGACAGCAGAGCATTGAGTACATTATATGTAGGAGACAAATTAGATAGAAAGTTGAAGTTCAATAAAGATGAGTACAACACTGCTCAGGACCAACAATAATGATACTTGTACACTATGCCTTCCGGATTATATGACTTGATTGGCTCATCATTCTTTCTAGAAGTCTAATATTTCTGGATCTAATCAGCTAAAATCTAACAAAATTATGGGTGATGTAGTCATGGAACCTTAGAAACTAAACTGCACATCTCATTTACAGAAAGTGATTTCAAGGTAAGTGTTGCATGGCATAAGGTGAGAATACAAACACCAAGAAAATTTAAACCAGATAATAGTGTTCATAaacatcttttcttttcttatccaCTCTCTTCAGAAAATGTTTTGTAGTTACCTTGTGTTATATATACATCTGTCTTACTTTTGTCATTTCCAGTGAAGGAGGACCCCCATCTGCATACCATTCAACTTGGTGGTGGACCTGAGTGGCTGGATGAAAACCCACTAGTGCATCCACAGCCAGTTTTCAGAGTTTGGATGGCCATCAGTCTAACTTTCTCCTTGAGTTAATGCACTGTTTCCACAACCAGAGTATGTCATCAGCCAAGAATCTTCCTTTTGGTGCCATTAATAATTGATCATGAACTCTATCTTGCTTTCATTTTTCTTCTCTTATACTGCACTCAATCAATTAGTTCAGTTTCACCTAGTGCTGGGCAAGATTCTTTTTGTTTGGTGCCAGTGGTTGATGGACTCTCTGCTTTCATTTTCTCCTAATTGCAATTACCAATTAGTTCAGTATCATGCAAAGCTACTATACCAATTGGGTGAAGGAGAGTCTTGGCGCAAGATAAAATTATTGCTGTGTTTGAGTCTCATAATTAACCTCTTGCAAAGTAaaataagactgcgtacaatagatCTTTCCCCATGACATACGACGGGAACTTTGTACACTGAGTTCCTTTTGCAATTACCAATTAGTTTAGGATCATGCAATGCTACTAGAGCTGTAACCGAACTGAGTACGATAATCCGAGTTTAGTAttgtttaagcttgtttgtttatCATGCTGGCGTTcaaatttatcttttaaaatttttgagcTTTTACTGTGCTTCACTTGCAAAATGATTGTCCTTATAGtttaattaaataattgattcaataaataattaaaatttagatttatttatttttgaaatagtgTTAGAATTTTTAGAACTCTGAAAAAGTAATGGATACAACTAGCAGTCTAGCACTATAAATATACACTTAAGTGTGTCAAATGGTTCGGACTACCCATGGCATAACCTAACTTGGCGTGATTCGGGTCATACCTAGCACGACCCACCAAAAGACTATGTGTCATGTTACGTTGTTTGATTAGGTTGGGCGACGAGGGCTTGGTTTTTAATCGTGTTTAAATAGTTAAAATATTGCAATTTGatcaaaatacttttaaattttatagaaatgactaattttgaaagtattttaatcaaattaagtttaaaattatcaTCCTTGATTACTCATCCAAATAACTCACCTTCTATTATTCTCATTATCTAAACTCATATTTTCTCAATGCTCATTCTTCAACTCAGATTCTCTCTGTTTCTCTATTTATGTATTATTATATTTCCCTTTCTAAGTCTCATAATTCCTCATAAAGCTATCGGACAAAATAAGATAATATTTTAGTCTTAATTTTTTTCtaatgatttatttaattttaaaaaaaattatcgtaTAAGTTATGAATATTCTTCTTTAACCAATATAAGGTCATGGTGTTGTATTAGTGTTGAATAACTTGGACCATCTAGCTTTGAGGTTGACAATGTAAGTATGTCTCAAATTATTTCATATTTATACCCTTGGGAGATTCATTCATTAAACTTCCCTAAGTGCAAGAGAGAATTTCCTTATGGTCAAAAGTTGATTCAAGGGCAAAGATCAAAAGTCCAACGTGACAACATTTATCCGATCATTGGTGTTGAATAAATACTGACAAGTCTAAAGTTGGTGATGTACTTGAGTTATAATAAAAAGATGATTATGTTTATTTTAATGtccttataatttatttttaaattatatgataaaaaataaattatagagTCAATTTATAGTGGACTGTTAACTAAGGTCGGCTAGTGATAAGGGAGACAAGGATGAGAGCACATCTAAATTTATGATCATTTCAACATTATCTTTAACAATAATGCATAAAGAGTCGACTATCAGAATTATATAAAAAGAAAACTGATAAGGGAGACAAGGATGAGAGCACATCTAAATTTATGACCATTTCAACATTATCTCTAACAATAATGCATAAAGAGTCGACTATAGGAattatataaaaagaaaatttcttgAGAGACCAAAGAGACCTCCACCTCAAGGCCATCCATCTAAGGAGGTCTTAAAAAAAGCTCAAgtagattaattttttaaattcttgAATGTCTTAAATAATTACACATCGTACTTTTGAAAtattaaatcataaattaattttagTCGATGATCTATAAGCTGAttctatactttattttttttttcacataatCTAGGAAGAGACTGTGTATTTGGAATAAGCATAATAATATTTTTACTACAATAAAATAACCATAAAATCATAATCGAATGCTAAGCTAGCTATGAAATTATTATTGTATGATCAAGCGGTCATTTGACTATAATGTTACGATCCATTTTGACTATGCGTTTGAACAACTAGAAGTAGGATAGATAATAATttagtaattaaaaaaaaagtaaagttttttgATTTGGCCTTATGATGTAAAAAAGTTCGTAACATTCACCTCAAACGCTCCTTTATTGTTTAAGGTATTGTGAAAGGAAGATAAATTATGGAACTAAATGATATCTTATGGTTCTCTAACGGAATGAACCGCATGTGATTTGAATATTACTTTTGTGAGTCAGCTATTGGGGCAATTTTGATTTGGACACTTAGAAAATAGTGGGAGGCTAGAGATTAATATCGTGGAAGTCAAAAACAGACAATAGGAATACGTACATTGTATCTGATTGTCTGCTGCGCTATTCTTTcggcctaaaaataaaaaaaaataaaaataaaaatccagcAACCTACACTAGATTCCACACAATGCCACATGATAAAAGCAGTcaacattaaataaaaaagaaagtcGAGATAAGATCTACATGacaataattaactaaattaaattaaattaattaattaatgcatCCACCTACACATTCTCACGCCTCAAGTATTTTCCTCGAAATATATAATTCTATAGATATCCTTGTTTATTAACAAAGTAATtcagttgaatttaaatttatcacCAGACGTGCTTTGCATAATCTTTTCATGTTCTCGATCttcgattttatattttaatttttttcctatttatattttcTCCCAATCTCGAACAAATCAAGCATCAAATTTAATAAAGAAATGGTAAAATTCTACGCTgttttcctcctcctcttcttcctctgttTCACATCATCATCCCCTCCGGCGGAAGCCTTCCCGCCTCCGGCGAACGCCTTCGTCGCCGCCATCTACCGTGACCCTGCCACCTCCCTCTACACCATCCCCGCCGCCGCTGGAAACCGCTCGCTG encodes the following:
- the LOC122042483 gene encoding auxin-responsive protein IAA30-like, with the translated sequence MASGLGLEATELRLGLPGVGGEGEGAKKRGYEETIDLKLQLQTPADVKEPVEAADNMVKKMPSVKNVAQCGSVVEPEKPPASKAQVVGWPPVRSFRKNILSCHSDKGGSNMKEDGEKSCNSMASFMKVSLDGAPYLRKVDLKMYKSYQELSMALQKMFGSFTNNGNCGSQGMSGRDFINENKVMNLLNGSEYVPTYEDKDGDWMLVGDVPWEMFVDSCKRLRIMKGSEAIGLAPRALEKCKNTS